The proteins below come from a single Microbacterium sp. SLBN-154 genomic window:
- the trpA gene encoding tryptophan synthase subunit alpha yields the protein MTSPVSAAIDAAKAEGRGALVGYLPLGFPDLATSIDAAVALAEAGADVLELGPPYSDPVMDGTVIQEATQTALAAGFRLRDTFTAVAEITRQTDTPVLVMTYWNPVMQYGVDRFADDLRSAGGAGLITPDVTPDAAGDWIAASRRTDLDRVFLAAPTSTDERLDLIASNSTGFVYTVSTMGITGVREDLDAAARGLVARLRAHGAERACVGIGISNASHVAGVLEYADGAIVGTALVRALRDGGIPALRDLAAELHQGTMSAGAGRPA from the coding sequence GTGACGTCACCCGTCTCGGCGGCGATCGACGCCGCCAAGGCCGAGGGTCGCGGTGCCCTCGTCGGATACCTTCCGCTCGGATTCCCCGACCTGGCCACGAGCATCGACGCCGCCGTCGCCCTTGCGGAGGCGGGAGCCGACGTCCTGGAGCTCGGTCCGCCGTATTCCGACCCGGTCATGGACGGCACCGTGATCCAGGAGGCGACGCAGACGGCGCTGGCCGCCGGATTCCGCCTTCGCGACACGTTCACCGCCGTCGCGGAGATCACGCGGCAGACCGACACCCCGGTGCTGGTGATGACGTACTGGAACCCCGTGATGCAGTACGGGGTCGACCGGTTCGCCGACGACCTGCGCTCGGCCGGGGGAGCGGGCCTCATCACGCCCGACGTCACTCCTGACGCTGCCGGGGACTGGATCGCGGCGTCCCGCCGCACCGACCTCGACCGGGTCTTCCTGGCCGCTCCCACCTCCACCGATGAGCGTCTCGATCTCATCGCGTCGAACTCGACGGGCTTCGTCTACACGGTCTCCACGATGGGTATCACCGGCGTTCGCGAGGACCTCGACGCCGCCGCCCGCGGCCTGGTCGCGCGCCTGCGCGCGCACGGCGCCGAGCGCGCATGCGTCGGCATCGGCATCTCGAACGCCTCCCACGTCGCGGGCGTCCTGGAGTATGCGGACGGCGCCATCGTCGGAACAGCGCTCGTCCGTGCCCTGCGCGACGGCGGCATCCCCGCTCTGCGAGACCTCGCCGCCGAGTTGCACCAGGGCACGATGTCCGCGGGTGCCGGACGCCCCGCTTAG
- the lgt gene encoding prolipoprotein diacylglyceryl transferase has product MSFALSSAGTSVLASIPSPEISFIQLGPLRVYFYALCIIAGIVVAVLLTNHRLSKRGAEPWVVIDIALLAVPLAIVGARIFHVLTHLGFYFSEGSNPWNPFQPGSVWAIWEGGIAIYGALIGGAVGAWLGCRWTGIRFWSFADALAPGILLAQAIGRFGNWFNQELFGLPTDLPWGLEIDSDNAAFPPGLPADTLFHPTFLYEVIWNTAGVLVLLWAGKSLRMQWGRLFGLYLIWYSAGRIVWESIRIDPSDIYLGLRTNVWAAIFGVIVGLAIIIVQRRRHPGTEPSPYVAGREWKGRGTVQSQDTDDFVDLSEPPANEVAESDATSTAAKK; this is encoded by the coding sequence ATGTCGTTCGCCCTCTCGAGCGCCGGAACATCCGTGCTCGCCAGCATCCCGAGCCCCGAGATCAGCTTCATCCAGCTCGGACCGCTCCGCGTCTACTTCTACGCGCTGTGCATCATCGCCGGAATCGTGGTGGCGGTCCTGCTCACGAACCATCGGCTGAGCAAGCGCGGTGCAGAGCCCTGGGTCGTCATCGACATCGCCCTTCTCGCGGTGCCGCTGGCCATCGTCGGCGCCCGGATCTTCCATGTGCTCACCCACCTGGGCTTCTACTTCTCCGAGGGCTCGAACCCGTGGAACCCCTTCCAGCCCGGCTCGGTCTGGGCCATCTGGGAGGGCGGGATCGCCATCTACGGTGCGCTGATCGGCGGCGCGGTCGGCGCGTGGCTCGGCTGCCGATGGACGGGGATCCGTTTCTGGTCCTTCGCCGATGCGCTGGCCCCCGGCATCCTGCTGGCCCAGGCCATCGGGCGCTTCGGAAACTGGTTCAACCAGGAACTGTTCGGTCTTCCCACCGACCTGCCGTGGGGTCTGGAGATCGACTCCGACAACGCCGCGTTCCCCCCAGGGCTGCCCGCCGATACGCTGTTCCACCCCACGTTCCTCTACGAGGTGATCTGGAACACGGCGGGCGTCCTCGTGCTGCTGTGGGCGGGGAAGAGTCTGCGGATGCAGTGGGGACGGCTGTTCGGCCTCTACCTGATCTGGTACAGCGCCGGCCGCATCGTGTGGGAGTCGATCCGCATCGATCCCAGCGACATCTACCTGGGGCTTCGCACCAACGTCTGGGCGGCGATCTTCGGCGTCATCGTCGGCCTCGCCATCATCATCGTGCAGCGTCGACGTCACCCCGGTACCGAGCCGTCACCCTATGTGGCCGGTCGGGAGTGGAAGGGCCGGGGCACGGTACAATCGCAGGACACCGACGACTTCGTCGACCTCAGCGAACCACCGGCGAACGAGGTCGCCGAGAGCGATGCCACAAGCACAGCCGCCAAGAAGTAG